One genomic window of Desmospora activa DSM 45169 includes the following:
- a CDS encoding Gfo/Idh/MocA family protein has product MSVHRLGIIMNGVTGRMGTNQHLIRSIVAIREQGGVQLGDGEVLMPDPVLVGRNENKLKALAEKYDLPHWSTNLEKYLADSDYPIYFDAQTTNRRADGVRQAIHAGKHIYCEKPTATSLSESLELARLAKSSGVKNGVVQDKLFLPGLLKLKRLLDAGFFGKILSVRLEFGYWVFEGDWQVGQRPSWNYRKEDGGGIIVDMFPHWRYILDNLFGPVRSVSCLGVTHIPQRMDENGKPYGCTADDAAYATLLLEDGIIVQANSSWAVRVNRDDLLTIQVDGVEGSAVAGLRDCKVQHRVNTPKPVWNPDIENPFDFQDDWQVVPNNAVFDNAFKIQWEMFLKHVFRNDPFPWDLLEGAKGTQLSELGLQSWREKRWIDVPDLTV; this is encoded by the coding sequence ATGTCTGTACATCGATTAGGGATTATTATGAATGGCGTCACGGGCCGGATGGGGACCAACCAGCATCTGATCCGCTCCATCGTCGCTATTCGGGAACAGGGCGGTGTTCAGCTGGGAGATGGAGAGGTGCTGATGCCGGACCCCGTGCTGGTTGGTCGGAATGAGAATAAGCTAAAGGCTTTGGCGGAGAAGTACGATCTTCCCCATTGGAGTACCAACCTGGAGAAGTATTTGGCTGATTCCGATTATCCGATTTATTTTGATGCGCAAACGACCAATCGTCGCGCGGATGGTGTGCGACAAGCGATCCATGCCGGTAAGCATATCTACTGTGAAAAACCGACGGCGACCAGTTTAAGCGAGTCGTTGGAGTTAGCGCGTCTAGCAAAATCGTCAGGGGTGAAAAACGGCGTTGTCCAGGATAAGCTGTTTCTTCCCGGCCTATTAAAGTTGAAGCGCTTACTTGATGCCGGTTTCTTCGGTAAAATCCTGTCGGTCCGGCTGGAGTTTGGTTATTGGGTTTTTGAAGGGGATTGGCAAGTGGGGCAACGGCCTTCTTGGAACTACCGTAAAGAAGACGGCGGCGGTATCATTGTTGATATGTTTCCTCATTGGCGCTATATCCTGGATAATCTCTTCGGTCCGGTTCGCTCCGTCTCTTGCCTCGGGGTGACCCATATTCCGCAACGCATGGATGAAAACGGGAAACCGTATGGCTGTACCGCTGATGATGCGGCTTATGCGACATTGCTGTTAGAGGACGGGATCATTGTCCAGGCCAACTCATCCTGGGCGGTGCGGGTAAACCGGGATGACCTTTTGACGATTCAGGTGGACGGTGTGGAAGGAAGTGCGGTGGCAGGTTTACGTGACTGTAAAGTGCAGCATCGGGTCAATACCCCGAAGCCGGTATGGAATCCGGATATCGAAAATCCCTTTGATTTTCAGGATGATTGGCAAGTTGTGCCGAATAACGCTGTGTTTGATAACGCTTTTAAAATCCAGTGGGAAATGTTCTTAAAACATGTCTTTCGCAATGATCCCTTCCCGTGGGATTTGCTGGAGGGCGCCAAGGGTACGCAACTGTCCGAATTAGGACTGCAATCCTGGCGGGAAAAGCGCTGGATCGATGTACCGGATCTCACCGTTTAG
- a CDS encoding dihydrodipicolinate synthase family protein: MAYTLKLPRQGGSLYPYRLKGDTPVTLPQKKSFHKRTAFAAAHVVCDPFTDADPVTNPHIDWEATLQYRHYLWSLGLAVAEAMDTAQRGMGLHWEQARELIRRSVKEAHAVGGRIACGVGTDQLEPSAAVTLADVERAYEEQCEWVEAAGGQIILMASRALAACAKGPEDYEQVYGNLLRRVSRPVILHWLGEMFDPKLKGYWGHENPDEAMKVCLRVIHENPQKVDGIKISLLDADAEIRMRRLLPEHVRMYTGDDFHYPSLIRGDEHGYSHALLGIFDGIAPAAATALEALDEGNLNRYDAVMEKTVPLSRHIFQQPTYAYKTGIVFLAYLNGHQSHFRMIGGAEGHRSVIHLAKMFELADQAGVLLQPELAVERMRLVLAQVGIR, from the coding sequence ATGGCTTATACGTTAAAGTTGCCGCGTCAAGGAGGTTCCCTTTATCCCTATCGGTTAAAGGGTGATACCCCTGTAACGCTCCCACAAAAGAAATCCTTTCATAAACGGACGGCCTTTGCAGCGGCTCATGTCGTTTGTGACCCCTTTACCGACGCCGACCCGGTTACCAATCCCCACATCGACTGGGAGGCGACATTACAATATCGCCATTATTTGTGGTCGTTGGGATTGGCCGTTGCAGAGGCGATGGATACAGCCCAGCGTGGAATGGGCCTTCATTGGGAACAGGCGCGGGAGCTGATCCGTCGCTCTGTTAAGGAAGCGCATGCAGTGGGCGGCCGGATCGCCTGTGGTGTCGGTACGGATCAGCTGGAACCTTCTGCTGCGGTGACCTTGGCCGATGTGGAGCGGGCGTATGAAGAACAGTGTGAATGGGTGGAAGCGGCAGGAGGGCAGATCATTCTGATGGCGAGCCGGGCGTTGGCCGCCTGTGCCAAAGGGCCGGAAGATTATGAACAGGTATATGGAAACCTGCTCCGTCGCGTTTCCAGACCGGTGATTTTACATTGGCTTGGCGAGATGTTCGATCCCAAACTAAAGGGATATTGGGGGCATGAAAATCCGGATGAGGCGATGAAAGTATGTTTACGGGTGATCCATGAAAACCCGCAAAAAGTGGACGGCATTAAAATCTCCTTGCTTGATGCGGACGCGGAGATTCGGATGCGCCGCCTGCTTCCGGAACATGTGCGGATGTATACCGGGGATGATTTTCATTATCCTTCCTTGATTCGCGGTGATGAACACGGATACAGTCATGCCTTACTCGGCATCTTTGATGGGATTGCACCGGCGGCGGCGACGGCACTGGAAGCACTGGATGAAGGGAATCTCAATCGCTATGATGCCGTCATGGAAAAAACAGTTCCCCTGTCCCGCCATATCTTTCAACAGCCGACCTATGCCTATAAAACAGGAATCGTCTTTCTCGCTTATCTCAATGGACACCAATCGCACTTTCGCATGATTGGGGGAGCGGAAGGGCATCGCTCGGTGATTCATCTGGCGAAAATGTTTGAGTTGGCCGATCAGGCAGGGGTTTTACTCCAGCCGGAGCTTGCAGTGGAACGGATGCGTCTTGTTTTAGCTCAAGTCGGGATTCGATAG
- a CDS encoding sugar phosphate isomerase/epimerase family protein has protein sequence MTKENPSSKRISLNQITTENWSLPDAAEGCVRAEIPWISIWRHKLQEIGLNQSKKIIRDTGLRVSSLCRGGMFPAATDSERQSRLDDNRRAIEEAAELGTDVLVLVCGAAPDRDLDSARQWVAEGIEKLVPYAKDYGIKLGIEPLHPMFAADRSVIVTLKQANTILDTIQSPQVGVIVDVYHVWWDPDLYQQITRAGNKILGFHVSDWAHPLPDLFKGRAMIGDGVIEIRRIRQAVEAAGYTGPIEVEIINQAIWDQPGDETLRVMKERYIEHV, from the coding sequence TTGACAAAGGAGAATCCCTCCAGCAAAAGAATCAGTTTAAACCAGATTACAACGGAAAATTGGAGTTTGCCTGATGCGGCGGAAGGATGTGTACGGGCAGAGATCCCATGGATTTCGATCTGGCGCCATAAATTGCAGGAGATCGGCTTAAATCAGAGTAAAAAGATCATTCGTGATACAGGTTTACGGGTCTCCAGTTTGTGTCGTGGCGGCATGTTTCCAGCAGCGACCGATTCAGAACGGCAATCCCGGCTGGATGACAATCGACGGGCGATCGAGGAAGCGGCGGAGTTGGGCACCGATGTATTGGTGCTGGTCTGTGGTGCGGCCCCTGACCGTGATCTGGACAGTGCCCGTCAATGGGTGGCGGAGGGAATTGAGAAGTTGGTTCCATATGCCAAAGACTACGGGATTAAACTGGGGATTGAGCCGCTTCATCCGATGTTTGCTGCGGATCGTTCGGTGATTGTGACACTGAAACAGGCAAATACCATCCTTGATACAATTCAATCCCCACAGGTAGGGGTGATCGTCGATGTGTATCATGTGTGGTGGGACCCGGATCTATATCAGCAAATTACTCGTGCTGGGAACAAAATCTTAGGATTTCACGTGTCTGACTGGGCGCATCCTCTGCCGGATCTATTTAAGGGACGCGCGATGATAGGGGATGGCGTTATCGAAATCCGCCGGATTCGGCAAGCGGTGGAAGCCGCTGGCTATACGGGACCGATCGAGGTGGAGATTATCAATCAGGCGATCTGGGATCAACCCGGCGATGAAACCCTGCGCGTGATGAAGGAGCGTTATATCGAGCATGTGTAG
- a CDS encoding Gfo/Idh/MocA family protein — protein sequence MDDIQIKGNVPKVEPGSFSFAAIGLEHGHIYGMCRGLIEAGAELKAVYDPDASKVDRFLQVFPQAQSATSAEMIFADDAIQLVAGAAIPSERCELGIRVLNAGKHYFTAKTPFTTLEQLEKARRKTEETGYKWAIYYSERLNVESAIYAGFLIQEGAIGRVIQVMGTGPHRLRAETRPPWFFERKSYGGILCDIGSHQIEQFLHYTGAADAQVVHSKVANYAHSQYPELEDFGDATLIADNGATGYFRVDWFSPEGLGTWGDGRIFILGTEGSIELRKNIDLARDREGEHLYLVNHEGEKHLALKGKVVIPYFGQLIQDCLHGTEKAMTQAHAFKAAELCLLAQKQAIHVTASHD from the coding sequence ATGGATGACATCCAAATCAAAGGTAACGTCCCCAAAGTGGAACCTGGATCGTTTTCCTTTGCGGCGATCGGGTTGGAACACGGTCATATCTACGGGATGTGTCGGGGGCTGATTGAAGCGGGAGCGGAGTTAAAAGCAGTGTATGACCCCGATGCAAGTAAAGTGGATCGTTTTTTGCAGGTGTTTCCGCAAGCGCAAAGTGCCACGTCAGCGGAAATGATTTTCGCCGATGATGCGATTCAACTCGTCGCTGGGGCGGCGATTCCGTCTGAACGCTGTGAGCTGGGTATTCGCGTGCTAAACGCCGGCAAACATTACTTTACCGCCAAAACGCCTTTTACTACACTGGAACAGCTGGAAAAAGCCCGACGCAAAACGGAGGAAACGGGATACAAATGGGCGATTTACTATAGTGAACGATTAAATGTGGAAAGTGCGATCTATGCCGGTTTTTTGATTCAGGAGGGGGCGATCGGCCGTGTGATCCAAGTGATGGGTACCGGGCCGCATCGGTTGCGAGCGGAAACGCGGCCACCCTGGTTTTTTGAGCGGAAGTCATATGGCGGAATCTTATGTGATATCGGCAGTCATCAGATTGAGCAATTTCTCCATTACACCGGTGCAGCGGATGCGCAAGTGGTGCACAGCAAGGTGGCCAATTACGCCCATTCGCAGTATCCGGAGCTGGAGGATTTTGGCGATGCAACTCTGATCGCCGATAACGGCGCGACAGGCTATTTTCGCGTCGATTGGTTTTCGCCCGAGGGTTTAGGGACATGGGGGGACGGACGGATTTTTATCCTGGGAACGGAGGGCTCTATCGAGTTGCGCAAAAATATCGATCTCGCTCGGGATCGAGAGGGAGAGCACCTTTATCTCGTTAATCACGAAGGGGAAAAGCATTTAGCACTAAAAGGAAAGGTAGTAATTCCCTATTTCGGTCAATTGATCCAAGATTGTTTACACGGTACCGAGAAAGCGATGACTCAGGCCCATGCCTTTAAAGCAGCTGAGCTTTGTTTGCTTGCACAAAAGCAGGCGATTCATGTGACCGCTTCCCACGATTAG
- a CDS encoding Gfo/Idh/MocA family protein, with translation MKPVSFLLVGIGGYGNLYLKTLFEQSLHAHIRGVVDIDPTRSEHYPQLIQHRIPIYSSMEAFYQQKSADLAILSTPIHLHAQQICEALSHGSHVLCEKPLSSTQPDAKRIIETRNRTGKFVAIGFNWSFTSSIQTLKKDVMAGLFGKAKRLKTVVLWPRTQDYFQRTSWAGKKVSGDGTPIWDSVANNATSHFLHNMLYVLGAEQDRSAEVTTVTAELYRANDIETFDTCAVKLKTDEETEVLFFASHAVREEMGPRFLFEFEKAVITYNKGEDIVAHFDDGSKKVYPDPEGDHLAKLRVCLQAVKAGSDQILCGPEASFPHVQSIHAMQQSVPEVASFSERLLREDSRLIWVEGLADALLDCFERGCLPSEAGLAWSQKGEEVSVES, from the coding sequence ATGAAACCCGTTTCTTTTCTATTAGTCGGGATTGGTGGGTACGGCAACTTATACTTAAAAACATTGTTTGAGCAATCGCTACATGCTCATATTCGGGGTGTGGTAGATATCGATCCAACGCGAAGCGAACATTATCCCCAGCTAATACAACACCGCATCCCGATCTACTCATCGATGGAAGCGTTTTATCAACAGAAAAGTGCCGATTTGGCGATTCTCTCCACCCCAATCCACCTCCATGCACAACAGATTTGCGAGGCTTTATCCCATGGCAGCCATGTGTTGTGCGAAAAACCGCTAAGTTCCACGCAGCCGGATGCAAAGAGAATTATCGAGACCCGCAATCGCACGGGCAAGTTTGTGGCCATCGGCTTTAACTGGTCGTTTACGTCCTCGATCCAGACCTTGAAAAAAGATGTGATGGCAGGGCTGTTCGGTAAAGCCAAAAGGCTTAAAACGGTCGTCCTTTGGCCGCGCACGCAAGATTACTTTCAACGAACCTCCTGGGCTGGGAAGAAAGTTAGTGGCGATGGTACACCAATTTGGGATAGTGTCGCCAATAATGCCACTTCTCACTTTTTGCACAACATGCTTTATGTGTTGGGGGCGGAACAAGATCGAAGCGCTGAAGTTACAACTGTGACGGCTGAATTGTATCGGGCCAACGATATTGAGACCTTTGATACCTGTGCGGTCAAGTTGAAAACAGACGAAGAGACAGAGGTCCTGTTTTTTGCCTCACATGCGGTTCGAGAGGAGATGGGACCTCGTTTTCTGTTTGAGTTTGAAAAAGCGGTCATTACCTACAACAAGGGCGAGGATATTGTTGCTCACTTTGACGATGGATCGAAAAAAGTGTATCCCGATCCGGAAGGGGACCATCTTGCGAAACTGAGGGTCTGCCTACAGGCAGTCAAAGCCGGAAGTGACCAGATTCTTTGCGGCCCGGAAGCGTCGTTTCCCCATGTTCAATCGATCCACGCTATGCAGCAATCCGTGCCTGAAGTTGCCTCTTTTTCGGAAAGGTTACTCCGGGAAGACTCCCGACTTATCTGGGTGGAAGGGCTAGCGGATGCCTTGCTTGATTGTTTTGAGCGAGGGTGCCTACCATCGGAAGCAGGTCTTGCCTGGAGCCAAAAAGGTGAAGAGGTTTCGGTAGAAAGCTAA
- a CDS encoding rhamnogalacturonan lyase, with translation MEYLDRAPVAVKVDEGVFISWRLLGTDEESVAFNLYRDGKKVNASPITFSTNYLDREGGLDSTYTIRAIIDGKEREKTETVSVWGKDYYSLPLQKPADGKNSDGSTYTYSANDASVGDLNGDGKYEIILKWDPSNAKDNSHSGVTGEVFLDAYQLDGTHLWRIGLGKNIRAGAHYTQFMVYDLDGDGKAEVALKTADGTTDGTGKVIGDPDADYRNEEGRILTGPEYLTVFDGETGKALVTEDFEPARGNICDWGDCYGNRGDRFLAGIAYLDGKRPSLIMARGYYEKTMLAAYDYRNGQLKKRWIFDSDNPGNEGYAGQGNHQLSIADVDGDGKDEIIYGAMAVNHDGTGLYTTGLGHGDAMHLGDLDPTRPGLEVFSVHESTPNPAGIEFRDAATGELLWGVPTDYDVGRGLSADIDPRYPGAESWAVDGAWNSPTGGLYTAKGEKISTKIPPANFAIWWDGDLLRELLDHDWDAEKEVGVGKIAKWDYENERTVDLLVAEGTYSNNHTKGNPSLQADILGDWREEVIWRSEDSSELRIYTTTALTDHRIYTLMHDPVYRLGVAWQNVAYNQPPHTSFYLGAGMEKPPKPHIKTVKGRVKK, from the coding sequence ATGGAATATCTGGATCGTGCCCCTGTGGCGGTAAAAGTGGATGAGGGTGTCTTTATCAGTTGGCGCTTATTGGGGACCGATGAGGAATCGGTCGCTTTTAACCTTTATCGTGATGGAAAGAAAGTGAATGCTTCACCGATTACGTTCAGCACCAACTATCTGGACCGAGAGGGGGGCCTCGATTCCACCTATACCATCCGTGCGATTATCGATGGCAAGGAACGGGAGAAAACGGAGACGGTAAGTGTATGGGGGAAAGATTATTACTCTTTACCCCTACAAAAACCGGCAGACGGTAAGAATTCCGACGGATCCACCTATACATACAGTGCCAATGATGCCAGTGTCGGTGATCTTAACGGCGATGGAAAATATGAAATCATCCTCAAATGGGATCCGTCCAACGCTAAGGATAACTCCCATTCCGGGGTTACAGGTGAAGTCTTTTTGGACGCTTACCAGTTGGACGGTACACATTTATGGCGCATCGGTTTGGGCAAAAATATCCGTGCCGGTGCCCATTACACCCAGTTTATGGTTTATGATTTGGACGGCGACGGCAAAGCGGAAGTCGCTTTAAAAACAGCGGACGGCACCACCGACGGCACCGGGAAGGTGATCGGTGATCCTGACGCGGATTATCGCAATGAAGAAGGGCGAATCTTGACAGGGCCGGAATATCTCACAGTTTTTGACGGAGAGACCGGCAAAGCACTGGTGACGGAAGATTTTGAACCGGCTAGAGGGAACATTTGTGATTGGGGCGATTGCTACGGAAATCGCGGCGACCGTTTTCTGGCGGGAATCGCTTATTTGGACGGAAAAAGGCCGAGTCTGATCATGGCCCGTGGCTACTATGAAAAGACGATGCTGGCCGCCTACGATTACCGCAACGGTCAATTGAAAAAGCGGTGGATTTTTGATAGTGATAATCCCGGCAACGAGGGTTATGCAGGCCAGGGAAATCATCAATTGAGCATCGCCGATGTCGATGGTGACGGCAAAGATGAGATCATTTATGGCGCGATGGCGGTCAATCACGATGGAACGGGGCTATATACCACTGGACTGGGACATGGGGATGCCATGCACCTCGGTGATTTAGATCCGACTCGGCCTGGTTTGGAAGTGTTTAGCGTGCATGAATCGACACCCAATCCAGCGGGAATCGAGTTTCGTGATGCGGCGACAGGGGAGCTGCTTTGGGGCGTTCCTACCGATTATGATGTGGGCAGAGGATTGTCAGCTGATATTGATCCACGCTATCCGGGAGCGGAGTCATGGGCGGTGGACGGTGCTTGGAACAGTCCGACCGGTGGCTTGTATACCGCCAAAGGGGAGAAAATCTCGACCAAGATTCCGCCGGCCAATTTTGCCATCTGGTGGGATGGGGATTTGTTGCGTGAACTGCTGGATCATGACTGGGATGCGGAGAAGGAAGTCGGCGTCGGCAAGATTGCCAAGTGGGATTACGAAAATGAGCGCACTGTCGATCTGCTTGTGGCTGAAGGAACGTACTCCAACAACCACACCAAAGGAAATCCGTCCTTGCAAGCGGATATTTTGGGAGATTGGCGGGAGGAGGTCATCTGGCGATCGGAAGACAGCAGCGAACTGCGGATTTACACTACCACAGCCCTGACGGATCATCGGATCTATACCCTGATGCATGATCCGGTCTATCGGTTAGGGGTTGCATGGCAGAATGTGGCTTATAATCAACCGCCCCACACCAGTTTTTATCTAGGGGCCGGGATGGAAAAGCCTCCAAAGCCTCATATCAAAACGGTGAAAGGGAGGGTGAAAAAATGA
- a CDS encoding ABC transporter substrate-binding protein, with translation MKKITLLLLSLLLTATTFTGCSASGDSDQITLRIAWWGGQPRHDYTMKVIEMYEKANPHVKIEAEYANWDDYWKKLPPMAAAQQLPDIIQMDTSYLSEYAEKNQLVDLTPYMEDGTIDVSAINDESLEGGKIDDQLFGFNLGNNVLSVITDDNRLKEAGLNPPEDDWTWDDFEKMALQVKKEMDIYGTNGMNPPDVFFPYYLRTKGEHMYSEDGSSLGYSDDSLLADYFKMQLRLVKAKAFPSPDVQSQVKGLEDDFIVKGTAPITWNWSNQYVAFSQVADHSLELHFPPGPGQEKGLFLKPSMFFSIANNSEHKEEAAKFIDFFVNDVETNKEWIKGERGVPVSFKVAEEVQAVLPPEEAKVFEYVIAAEERSSPISPRDPVGANEVMQALTDVSEQVLYQKVTPEQGAKTFREQANKILARNK, from the coding sequence ATGAAAAAGATTACACTTTTGTTGTTGTCCCTGTTGCTGACAGCCACGACTTTCACCGGTTGCAGCGCTTCTGGGGACTCCGATCAAATCACGCTCCGGATTGCGTGGTGGGGAGGGCAGCCACGCCATGATTATACGATGAAAGTGATTGAGATGTACGAAAAGGCCAACCCCCATGTCAAAATCGAAGCGGAATATGCCAACTGGGATGATTACTGGAAAAAGCTGCCCCCGATGGCGGCAGCCCAACAGTTGCCGGATATCATCCAAATGGATACCTCTTATTTATCGGAATACGCTGAAAAGAACCAACTGGTCGATCTCACACCCTATATGGAAGACGGGACCATCGATGTTAGTGCGATTAACGACGAATCCCTTGAAGGCGGCAAGATCGATGATCAGTTGTTTGGATTTAATCTCGGCAACAATGTCTTATCCGTCATCACCGACGATAATCGGTTGAAAGAAGCGGGTCTCAATCCGCCGGAGGATGATTGGACCTGGGATGATTTTGAGAAGATGGCACTGCAGGTGAAGAAGGAGATGGATATCTACGGTACAAATGGGATGAATCCCCCGGATGTATTCTTCCCCTATTACCTGCGGACAAAAGGGGAGCATATGTACAGCGAGGACGGCAGCTCCCTGGGGTACAGCGATGATTCGTTGCTGGCGGATTATTTTAAGATGCAATTGCGGCTGGTAAAAGCCAAAGCCTTCCCTTCTCCCGATGTGCAGTCGCAAGTAAAAGGGCTGGAAGATGATTTTATCGTTAAAGGAACCGCCCCGATAACATGGAACTGGTCTAACCAGTATGTCGCTTTCTCACAGGTGGCAGATCATTCGTTGGAATTGCATTTTCCCCCCGGCCCCGGACAGGAGAAAGGCTTGTTCCTAAAACCCAGCATGTTTTTCTCCATCGCCAACAATTCGGAACATAAGGAAGAGGCGGCCAAGTTTATCGACTTCTTTGTCAATGATGTAGAGACGAACAAAGAGTGGATCAAAGGAGAGAGGGGTGTACCGGTTTCTTTCAAAGTGGCGGAAGAGGTACAAGCGGTTCTCCCTCCGGAAGAAGCGAAAGTGTTTGAGTATGTGATAGCGGCGGAGGAGCGGAGCAGCCCGATCAGTCCGCGGGATCCAGTGGGGGCCAATGAAGTGATGCAGGCGCTTACGGATGTTTCCGAACAGGTTCTCTATCAAAAGGTCACACCGGAACAAGGGGCAAAGACATTCCGGGAACAGGCGAATAAAATTTTGGCCAGGAACAAATAA
- a CDS encoding carbohydrate ABC transporter permease: MSAVMGEGVDQMKLRTKYDNVAGYTFIAPFIIGFLCFTLIPILASFYLSFTDYDLFSSPQWIGLDNYKEMFFEDEKYWNSVKVTFYYVLAGVPLRLGVALFIAMLLNRDLQGIGIYRTLFYLPSIIGGSVAVAIMWRNLFGNDGAINALLFFLGVEQPIYWYQDPISALWTLIFLSAWQFGSPMLIFLAGLKNIPKTYYEAASVDGAHAGHRFFKITLPLLSPIILFNLVMQTIGAFMTFTPAYIISNGTGGPLDGTLLYSLYLFQQAFSFFHMGYASAMAWVMLAVIALLTLLLFKTSSYWVHYESKEE; this comes from the coding sequence ATGTCAGCCGTTATGGGTGAAGGGGTTGATCAAATGAAACTGCGCACCAAATACGATAATGTTGCAGGGTATACCTTTATCGCTCCGTTTATCATCGGTTTTTTATGTTTTACGCTGATCCCCATCCTGGCCTCGTTTTATTTGTCCTTTACCGATTATGACCTCTTTTCTTCGCCGCAATGGATCGGTCTCGACAATTATAAAGAAATGTTTTTTGAAGACGAGAAATATTGGAATTCAGTCAAGGTTACTTTCTACTATGTCCTGGCGGGAGTACCGCTGCGGCTGGGTGTGGCTCTGTTTATCGCCATGTTGCTCAATCGAGATTTACAGGGGATCGGAATCTATCGCACTCTTTTTTATCTGCCCTCGATTATCGGAGGGAGCGTAGCTGTCGCCATTATGTGGCGCAACCTTTTTGGTAATGACGGAGCGATCAACGCGTTGCTCTTTTTTCTCGGGGTGGAGCAACCGATTTATTGGTATCAAGACCCGATTTCTGCGTTATGGACGTTGATATTTTTGTCCGCTTGGCAGTTTGGTTCACCGATGCTTATCTTTTTGGCGGGATTAAAAAATATCCCCAAAACATACTATGAAGCGGCTAGTGTAGATGGCGCCCACGCAGGACATCGCTTCTTTAAAATTACGCTGCCGCTCTTAAGTCCGATTATTCTGTTTAACCTTGTGATGCAAACGATCGGTGCTTTTATGACCTTTACCCCTGCTTACATTATCTCCAATGGTACCGGTGGGCCGCTGGACGGAACGTTGCTCTATTCCTTGTATTTGTTTCAACAAGCCTTTTCGTTCTTCCATATGGGCTACGCCTCGGCGATGGCATGGGTGATGCTGGCGGTGATCGCGTTGTTGACCTTGCTTTTGTTTAAAACCTCATCGTACTGGGTTCATTATGAGTCAAAGGAGGAATGA
- a CDS encoding carbohydrate ABC transporter permease gives MLMLYPLVWFLMSSFKESSSIFTTAHSLIPDPWVWTNYVIGWAGIGGHSFGTFIKNSFVIVVLSTIGAVFSSALIAYGFARINFYGKRFWFTCMMLTMMLPHDVVIIPQYILFSKLGWLNSFKPIIVPQLFGMPFFIFLMMQFIRTIPAELDEAAKIDGCSKYSIFFKVILPLLAPALATSAIFSFYWRWEDLINPLIYLNKPELYTVSMALKMFLDSQSASNWGAMFAMSVVSLLPVVVVFFIFQKYIVEGISITGLKG, from the coding sequence ATGTTGATGCTCTATCCGCTGGTCTGGTTTTTGATGAGCTCATTTAAGGAAAGTTCCAGCATTTTTACAACTGCCCATTCACTCATTCCTGATCCATGGGTATGGACCAATTATGTGATCGGATGGGCGGGAATCGGTGGCCATTCGTTCGGCACCTTTATCAAGAACTCTTTCGTTATTGTTGTTCTGTCCACCATTGGGGCGGTGTTTTCTTCTGCTTTGATCGCGTATGGATTTGCCCGTATCAATTTTTATGGAAAGCGATTTTGGTTCACCTGTATGATGTTGACAATGATGTTGCCCCACGATGTGGTGATTATCCCCCAGTATATCTTGTTTTCAAAACTGGGTTGGTTAAATTCCTTTAAACCGATCATCGTTCCACAGCTGTTCGGGATGCCCTTTTTTATCTTTCTGATGATGCAGTTTATCCGCACCATCCCGGCAGAGCTGGATGAAGCCGCTAAAATCGACGGTTGCAGCAAATACAGCATCTTTTTTAAGGTGATCCTGCCCTTGCTCGCACCGGCTTTGGCTACCTCCGCCATCTTTTCGTTCTACTGGCGCTGGGAAGATTTGATCAATCCCTTGATCTATTTGAATAAACCGGAGCTGTACACGGTATCGATGGCCCTGAAAATGTTTTTAGACTCCCAATCCGCCTCCAACTGGGGAGCGATGTTTGCCATGTCTGTCGTTTCGCTACTGCCGGTTGTCGTCGTCTTTTTCATCTTCCAAAAATATATTGTCGAAGGCATTAGTATTACCGGGTTAAAAGGATAA